In Mytilus edulis chromosome 6, xbMytEdul2.2, whole genome shotgun sequence, the following proteins share a genomic window:
- the LOC139528272 gene encoding uncharacterized protein, giving the protein MSALNGNTDIQKTIEHFIDAVKGRAPPDRLRHYLGESKPRHIVDWTDDNGLDLLHHCIILNSSEAVEFLLSHRYFNESHQPKYNPYLHLTAKLGLRTILGVILTHRPNDNRPMTNLIYPDVMNRDDKNLCIKLENQSKVTPLDVAALNKHMDCVHQILNICVLKKNPEHNNSGYIALATIDGSEKALRYLLKHKYQNDDVREAIEIAVRCARASCLDLLLETKVKTRDLFEGKNPFHMLYTFSSGKEFGRGGYASLPAVTTVLVKHKYDVCVKDPTNTYPLYSLLCNSLCMHDSINTQYYIECVRILLEAGANANFDECKYEQTMNSKGKKSLIGRRSFLSAMHCLLETVETYSEFLESASLAVKFVLECGEALLSHAAKTNKNARSSKHRNSVLGPILHQYAKTSVAIGVDETVFRFLLRYGADANYKLNDKYVINTYLDGLLDKLSQIAPYIRKPDHVNDVEIMLKMCKYMSRKSIKDALRLFKNRHYRPIEQTAKYITMVQKELERQSNTIQPLKHLAAKSVWEICDRNASSVHKLKVSSELKTCILPIVNW; this is encoded by the exons ATGTCAGCACTGAATGGGAACACAGATATACAAAAGACAATTGAACATTTTATTGACGCAGTCAAAGGACGTGCGCCTCCTGACAGATTGCGTCACTATTTAGGAGAATCTAAACCTCGACACATCGTCGATTGGACTGATGACAATGGCCTTGACCTTTTACATCATTGTATTATTCTCAACAGCTCGGAAGCAGTGGAGTTTCTTTTGTCACATCGATATTTTAATGAATCGCATCAACCAAAATACAACCCGTATCTACACCTGACCGCCAAACTAGGGTTGAGGACTATTCTTGGTGTAATCCTGACTCATCGTCCGAACGATAATCGACCGATGACAAATCTAATCTATCCCGATGTGATGAACAGAGATGACAAAAATTTATGTATAAAGCTAGAAAATCAATCAAAG GTTACACCTTTAGATGTTGCCGCATTAAACAAGCACATGGACTGTGTTcatcaaatattaaatatttgcgTTCTAAAGAAAAACCCAGAACACAATAACAGCGGATATATTGCACTAGCGACAATAGATGGATCCGAAAAAGCACTACGATACTTGCTCAAacataaatatcaaaatgatGATGTGCGAGAAGCTATTGAAATAGCAGTAAGATGTGCCAGAGCTTCCTGTCTTGATCTTCTTCTTGAAACAAAAGTAAAGACACGTGACCTGTTTGAAGGGAAAAACCCATTTCATATGCTTTATACTTTCAGTTCAGGAAAGGAATTCGGCCGTGGCGGCTATGCAAGCTTACCTGCCGTGACAACCGTCCTCGTGAAGCACAAATATGACGTCTGCGTCAAAGATCCAACAAATACGTATCCGTTGTATAGTTTATTATGTAATTCGCTGTGCATGCATGACTCTATCAATACGCAATACTATATTGAATGTGTGCGCATTTTACTGGAAGCAGGCGCAAACGCAAACTTTGATGAATGTAAATATGAACAGACTATGAATTCTAAAGGAAAGAAATCTCTGATTGGAAGACGATCTTTTTTATCAGCAATGCACTGCCTTTTGGAAACAGTAGAGACGTATTCAGAGTTTTTGGAATCGGCTTCATTGGCAGTAAAATTTGTTCTAGAATGTGGTGAAGCATTGCTTTCACATGCtgcaaaaactaacaaaaatgcGCGTTCATCCAAACATAGGAATAGTGTTTTAGGACCAATTCTTCACCAGTATGCTAAAACAAGTGTCGCGATAGGAGTTGATGAAACTGTATTCCGGTTCCTACTGCGTTATGGAGCTGACgctaattataaattaaatgacaaatatGTAATTAATACATATTTAGACGGTCTGTTAGACAAACTTAGCCAGATAGCTCCATACATTAGAAAACCCGACCACGTGAATGATGTTGAAATTATGCTTAAAATGTGCAAATACATGTCGAGAAAATCTATAAAAGATGCCCTTCGACTATTCAAAAACAGACATTACAGACCAATAGAACAGACCGCAAAGTATATCACTATGGTACAGAAAGAATTAGAACGGCAAAGTAACACAATTCAACCTTTGAAACATCTAGCTGCAAAATCGGTCTGGGAAATTTGTGACAGAAATGCTAGTTCCGTCCATAAGCTGAAAGTTAGCTCGGAACTCAAGACATGTATTCTTCCTATCGTGAACTGGTAG